A stretch of DNA from Scomber japonicus isolate fScoJap1 chromosome 19, fScoJap1.pri, whole genome shotgun sequence:
gaagatggagagacagaaatctAGTCCAACTCTCCTCCACAGCAGCTTGACAGGGTCGGAGTGATAGTCTACTTTCTGGTCCAATCATATCAtttaaacctgtgtttatatttgtaatcTCCATCAACATCTCTGACGTGTGCATATGAACAGAGAATGGAATGCAGTCTCGAGAAACATCTCCGCTGCTAGCCttgcattttttgtgtctgaaaGCTGCTCACAAATAACCCTCCTTCGCTTTCAACAAGTAATGAGATCCATCATATTTTTggcttttcctcttttcccctttcttcatgtattcttttgttttttgctgatACAGCAATACTTGCCGTGCTCTCATCAATCCATATCATGTAAAGTCATTCGGTGGAAGAGTTTCGTTTCAGCTGAGGAGTTTAATTTTTGCATGAGTTTGGTCTTTCTCCTCTACAGAAACACTGATAAATAGGGAAGGGGGGTTTGTGCAGAGCTCAAGAAATTTGGCAAATCTATGTGAGATGTCCCCTTTCTATAAACAGTTTGGTGACTCACTAGAAACCCCCTAAAGGTGGAAATCAAGAAAAGGTAAGTCTTCTTGAAGGTTTCCTGTTGCAAACTGTCCCCAGAGAGCAATAATGCTGACACAGAATGGAAATTAAAAGGAATACAGTGGGGTCAACTACAATATTTCTCGACACAGAGGGGGGTTTTTGTTATCGTGTTGCTGGGATACGGGAAAAACACACAAGTGAAAATGGACTTTTTCATGGTTAAAGGCAACATTGCAACATTTTTTCTGGGGGCTAATAGAGCATGTGGGATAAAAATATGTCCGCATTAGCACGGGAGCTCTATCAGAGTCAGATGTTTGCTTTACTTATAGGAGTAAACTCAGTCATTATGAACATCCAAATGGTCCCAGTCTCACCACACGGGCCCAGACCACATGGCATCTGTCTGGAGTTGGCACCAGTCGCAGTGCATTATTACTCACGGTACGAGTTGAGAGTGGCATAGCGCGTACCAAAAGTAATAATGGACCGCGAAGCTGGCTatgttcttttcttctgtaCACCAgacactttgctgctgcaaGACATAAAATCATACTGTACGAACACACTTTTCATATGCTGCTCATTTACCCGTATCAGTGTGACCACCCACTGTTGCCTGGCTGGTCTGGGTGGGAGAGGGAGGAGttgcagaaggaggaggaggaggaggaggaggaggaggaggaggaaggcttTGACAGGAACGGCCGTCTCTGGCGAGGCTGAAGCCGTCTCTGCACGCACATCGATAGCTGCCAGCTGTGTTCATGCACTCTTGGGCGCATGGCCACTGCTCGCTGCACTCGTCCACATCTGACATGAAAGACAAGGAAGTgggtttatgtatgtgtgtgtgtgtgtgtgtgtgtgtgtgtgtgtgtgtgtgtgtgtgtgtgtgtgtgtgtgtgtgtgtgtgtgtgtgtgtgtgtgtgtgtgtgagaatatgcacacacaggctTGAGCTTGTGTCTGTAcaggtaaatgtgtgtgtgtgtttacctgtttGGCACTGGTGTCCAGTCCAGCCAAGCGGACAAGCACACTGGTTGGGTCTTAAGCAGGTACCTCCATTCTCACAGGCTTgatcacacacagctgtaagagacatttaaaggaatagttcaacatttttcagTAAAAGACACTTATTTTTCTTAGGAAACAGGgagaaacagctagcttggctATGTCTTGAAGTAGAAAAATCACAAATTATCTACTAtgtttaatctgtaaaaaaaaaaaaaaaaaacccaaagtgtaaaaactacaagttgtggttttatggaAAGCCAAATGCTGGACTGTTTCTTGGCCAAGCACAGCAGGCAACCAGTAGAGACTTCAGGAAGCTACAGCCCTCGGCCAGGAAATAGTTTAGCACACAACCACttgtaaaaccaaaactttTTTACACTTCGGTTTTTGTAAATATTGGACAAGCAAGTTATAATCAGAAACTTTATTGGTGTTGATACACAGATTTTTTAACATTCAGACAGTCTAGTTAGCTGATTCCCCCCAGCTTGCAGTCTATATTCTAAGCTAAGCCCACAGACTTCCAGCTGTATCTTAATATtcaatggacaaacatgagCGGGGTATTGATTTTTCTCCTCTAACTCTCGGcatgaaagcaaataagcacatTTCTTAAAATGTCCAGCTGTTATTTGGACATTTGTGAAGCTACAGATCATCACATGTCCTTCCAGGTTACCTTGGTTGCAGTTGTGAGAGTGAAATCTCCGCCAGCCCGGGCAGCACTCTGGATAGAAACGGGAAGGAGGCGTCACTCTGCTCACCTGCCGATACGCAACCGTGTACACAGTCCTGTagagacaaaacaaatacacacagttaGGGGTTTCTGGTTAGTCGCAATGCTGTCATTGCCATCGTGTGTGGCTGAGCCCGTTGAGTCTTTTCCATGTTCTGTCAGACTGCAAGAATGTGACTTTGGTGTAATATTGAAACCGCCGACCACTGACTTCCAAGAGTGTCTCAGAGATGAGATAGGgagagtagggagggagggagagagagagggagcaaggggcaggagatgagatgagatgcaAAGTCAGATCTACATCCTGAGATTTTGCTGCTGTCGGCTAAGAGTCTGGTATGTTTGGTTTACAAGGAAAGATACACGATTATAAACTGAGGCAAATGTTTATTCAGGGGGGTAAAAGTGACgtgtttttgaaaataaaacagtaatttCCGAAACAGCTTAAGAATTAGAGGCCTGCCCACATAATTAGTACACTTTAGAGGATAAGAAATccaaaagtgaaagtgaatttTTGGTGGTGAGGGAAgagttaaagaagaaaaaaaacacgaTTGAAATGGAGGGAATGTGAGGGGGGACTAGAAAGCATTCGAGCTGGAGAGAGATACACAGTGCGTAAGTATGGAGGGAGACGTAGTCCAAAATAAACACGGCTGCGGTCTCTGTGGGCAGGAACTTCATTTCCCGTAGTTATACAAAGTACTCGATATTTAGATTCCACCCGAATATGTGCCACTGTGACCCAGTTCTGTGCAAAATCCACATTTGTCTACGTGTGTGGGAGAAAATCTCAATCTATTTACAACTGCACTCATAACCCTTTCCCTTCCTAAACATGTCAAGCATTGTTTACCTCCCTAATGTAATAAACATCTTGTGACAGCCATTGAAACACTGTTTTGACACAGCTATGACCTGAGACCTCATGTCAGTGCTGAACACATGGCGCCAgccaaaaaaagctaaaaatgtcTCATTCTGTTGTTATTTGCCGAGGAGTGTGTTGCTGGTGGTCGGAGAGTGTGTGTCTTACTTGTATGTGCTGCAGAGTCGATGCCCCTGACACACAGTGATGTAGGGCTTGTGCACCGGCTGGACGTATGActccgttgccatgacaacgttGTGACGGAGGTCTCGGCCACACACCCTcctcctgcaaaaaaaaaaaaagagatcgAATATTAACGCTGACCTGAAACACAGACGTTCTTTCGGCTTTAAATAGCATCCGGAAGCTGAGCTGGTTTTTAGATGAGAGGCTTCACAGCTTGTAAGTTATTTCCAGACCAGAGTTGAAACAGTTTGAGATTTTTAGGCCCTAAGTGGCTCCCATTAGGTTCAGAAAAAGTCCAGATTTGAGCTTTGGTGTCACTAAAAGTTGGCATGTGGCCTAATTGTTCCTGACCGACCCGTGTAATCACTCCTGAATGTGTCAGAGTTAAAAGTTGATCTGTGACCTCTTAGGCTCCACTTGaccttttggtttattttggtCTTTGTACAAATCAACTGAAAATGACAAGATGAGGCTGCAGACTCTCCCAAGCCGGTGTGCGCCTAATCGTCTAGGACAGAAGGGTAGAGCTTTGGTCCTGAGAGAGTGCAGcctgaaatgtttaaatgtcatttgaCCAATTTGTATACATTTGCAATAGGGTGATAATTTTAAGTTGAGCAGAAGATtgtcacaaaaacaaacaactctGAGTGACAGCTGAAGTGGCTCCACAGCTACCCTAGGACCACACTGATCAAATGACAGGCCATAATAAACACAGGAAGAACATTAAGAGAGCTGTTACCCGTGGTGAGTGAAGAACTGGGGAGTGCCCATCACAtgaaggatgaagagggaggaggaaaggaggagcgTTTGGTACATTGTCTTCCTCTTTCCCACGTTCCTTCGCTCAGTCTCTcacactcttctcttctctgtgccagtcggagggaagaggagagggggacGAAAGGGGGAGGGTGTCGTGGATCGTAGCCAAAGTCTGCTCACGCCGAATGTGAACCTTTCCCTCCAGGAGGATGACTCCAGCTACCTTttgcacaaagagagagagaaagacatgaaATGATTATTGAGAAATTcagctccttttttaaaatttgaatctaCTGCATAGCAATATTGATATAAATGAGGTGAACAAAGGGATAAAATTTAGAAGTTTCAACAGAAACATGAATGGCATACAGTTCATTCCTCTGCAGCCACAGGTCAAATCTCATTTCCTTTGGCGTGCTCTAGTAGCCTTCTGATTAAAAGACATACCACATAACCGCAACGTCTGCAGTTCGATTCCAACAGCATACCTCTCAACTGTCGCgtaaaataaccaaaaaataCACTTAAAAAATGATTTCCTTTGAGGGAACAGTCCACTAGAGGGATGGACTCTGCTCTCCGTCAAATGTGTCATGTCCAGACCACATCATGCACCTCTTTTGAAAAGCATTAGCGCGCATTAAGTATCTGCCATCCAGTCTATATACAAGCCCTGTCATTTACTGTTAGCGGCGGACGAGGGCAGGTAAGGTAAGATGGTGAAAATCAGCAGACTTGGTTGGACCCTAAAATAAAAAGAGCCGGAAGTCTTCATGACACtgagaaatgaaaaactggCTGAGACGGCAAAGCAGTCACATTTGTGTGCCAGGAATGAATTTGAGCCGAACAATATGGGTCTATAAAAAGGAGAGATATTGTTCAGTCGTGGGTGTAGAGGTCAAAAACAAGCATGGGGAGGGATAAACTATATAATATCTTTAATTACAGAATGTCAGAAACCAGTTGAATTACAGGAtggttgttttttggggggatttttaaaataacatttcctgcctattattactattattttataGAGTTTTCGTGAATCAATTATGTATTTCTAGCattcctactttttatttttattacagatCAAGTATGTTTCCCCAGTGAGTGATTTCAAAGGCCATAAAACAGAGAGCAGTGGGGTGTAGATGTACTATTTTAAAGTACTCTATATGTCTTCTTGCCTAAAACGTTTTTACGACCAGCAGTAAAGACACGACCTACGTATTGTTTGTGCTTTAAACTGAAGGGTTAGTTTGGATTGGTGTACTAATCTCAGGAGTAAACCTTGACCACTCACGTGAAGTTAATGTCCCCTACAACACAGAAAGCCTTTTTAAGAGGAGTCGGACCCCAACGGTAGCGTAAAGATAATTTGTTGCTGGGCAGATGAACACAGCGGGCCACACATTGAATGCATCCTTGGGCACAAAGTGAAGCTGAACTGCGGAACAAGACTTGTTTAGTGTTTCTCAGGTTGAACATCTGACCTCATCTTCACCACACACCCACAAAGAACCCACAAAGGCAAAACCACATATGAATTACAAGCTCTTAAGTATATACAGTTCTTGCGGACAAAGAAGGCTGAACTCTCCCTGACCTGCACCTGCATGGACTATAACACAAGAGACAAAGAATTCTCCCTTCACAGAAAAGTTCACTTATCCCCTCGCACCATCTTAGAttattacatactgtacaggaTTAAAAGAAGCTCTGAGCCATACTTCTACA
This window harbors:
- the egfl7 gene encoding epidermal growth factor-like protein 7 encodes the protein MYQTLLLSSSLFILHVMGTPQFFTHHGRRVCGRDLRHNVVMATESYVQPVHKPYITVCQGHRLCSTYKTVYTVAYRQVSRVTPPSRFYPECCPGWRRFHSHNCNQAVCDQACENGGTCLRPNQCACPLGWTGHQCQTDVDECSEQWPCAQECMNTAGSYRCACRDGFSLARDGRSCQSLPPPPPPPPPPPPSATPPSPTQTSQATVGGHTDTGFGLAENVTEEVQSLRNRVELLEKKLQLVLAPFSSFFPLSLDEGLSEKTTLLSHSFQQLDRIDSLSEQIGFLEERLGTCSCQEN